ttgacagctagaactattgtgtaaattccgagccaacaggtaaccttttcacaaaattcgatgtgttaaacaatagctggccttcccagCAACTTTCTAACGGTGGGggatttgttaaatagttacccgTTGGCtctgaatttgcaaaatagttctagctgtcaaaatgcttatgcgcccttttcaaatgttgctccagatttgattataaaaatagtcaaatttaGTTGTATGTAAATCCTTTTGTAGATAATACTCATTGTGTATGTCAAAAATTATAGTTATGGTTTACTTAGTTTGAAAGATACTAAAATTTATCTTAAATCACGGCGCCACAGATCCTGGTAGATCCTGGCGGAAAAGAAGTATACGTCAGTGAAATAATCAGCTTGTTGAAGAGACCGCAAATGAGACCTTTATGCGACCACACGGCTCGTATACAATAATataattacacaatttttatcactttttcCTCAGCGCGATACGCACGAGAGGGCACGCCGACGAGACTGAATACAGTGGAAAGAGCGAGTGAGCGCAAATGGGCGGTGTGATGGTGGATGAATCAAATGTTAGTCCCGGCATGTTTGCGATGACAATGCAGGAAAAACAAAACTCAATCAGATGTTTCGTGGGCTTGTTGAAACCagttttgagcagttttttagATAATAACAGGTTGACAAGACAGAGATTTGGGTGATATTAGCAAACATGTGATTTATATCAAATCATCTTTTTAAGATTGAAAGTGTAAAACTAAAATTATGGGAATCtaagaacaaaatttcaatgatgGCACGGTTGTTATCCAAACACTGACATCTAAAATTGGTTCTGTCAAGGTTTTAACacccgagttgcggctgaggacaaaacgcaaaggccagaagagccaaccaagacccctacacaatcccccttcccttcccacgccttgtctttaacatcaatcccttccctactaaccccgagtaggccgcgggtaatcggctcccctcccactaacatttacacacaagatcctctgtaattattaagttttttgtaattacaaaagccgactcggtcctaaccaggtcccagtaccgaaaaggacctaataaaaataattttatgaaaaaaaaaaaaaaaggttttaacaCCCGGCTTTTTATGTCATTGTAAACATACCGGCCGATAAATGGGTGAACACAATTCGATTCATTTAGGTTCATTCGCCCTTTCCACTCTATTCATTCTCGTTTTGTCCTCGTGTTTGCGCACTAAAGAAGACTGTATTTTGTGTGATCATTTTATTACATTCAATAGGGTGatacaaatttgacttttttggGAAGTCAATAGCTCGATCTCTAATTTGTTCTGGGCCAAAATTCCACCGAGCTTAGATGCTTTTCCCAAAAAGTTCATCGTCAAATTTGCTTCACCCTAGTTTCAACATGCCTGTTTGTATTCGTAGAGATAGATGTTTCTGGCGTTTTTTGGTTGGCCCAGcttcaaaacttaaaactaatcTCTTTAAGATTAGTTCAGTGTCGTAGTTTGCTGTCCGCGGTAAAGTCCCGtgaaatgatgagaagtgaGATTCCAAAAATCATCCTGGCCATCGCGCTGCCTTTGGTTGGCGGATGGATCAACGGATATCTGACCAGGCCGGAGATTGCTGGCTGGTACCAGGGTTTGAACTTGCCCTCGTTTCGACCTCCGAACTGGGTGTTTGCTCCAGTGTGGACATCACTGTACATCGGCATGGGTTACGCTTCCTATCTGGTGTGGAGAGACGGTGGAGGGTTCAACGGAAAGGCCAGAGGACCACTGATCCTTTACGGAGTTCAGCTGGCCCTGAACTGGGCTTGGACGCCGATCTTCTTCAAGCTGCACGAGCTCAAATGGGTATGattaattaaaatcattttctaagtttttttttggttattcaAATAATTGGTTTTGCAGAGTTTCGTGGAATCTCTTGCCCTGGCCGGTGCGGTTGCCGCCACCGGATTTGCGTTTTCCAAAGTTAACAAGATTGCCGGATACGTCTTCATTCCGTACTTTGTGTGGTGTTCGTATGCCTCGTTGCTGAACTTTGTGATTTACAAGCACAATCCCGAGCAAACTGCCATCATAGAAGCGATCACGGAAGGtagctgaaaatttcaactctTTAGATTTCGAGCGCGCCTAAAGAACCTACTTTTCTATAAACACATCCATTTATTAGAGTTCTGTTAAGTTATAATTGTATGATACATCTACAATAAATGCATTGAAACGTATTATTCTTTAAAAGTAATAAACAATTGTATTCATAGAAACCAAAATCTAATattcaatgaataaaaaaattgaaaattgcgaagacaaaaaaaaattaatatcattttctctattttttaaaaacttttttaaactatggtaaataaaacattttcatcaaattaataCTGAGTTACTCAAGTCTAATCGGTTTGGGAGAAAATAGGTAAAACTTGATTGGTTGGCAAAACCATAGCGCAACCAATCTTCAGAaagcaaagatgattcgttgttATAGATCGAGTTTGAGCACGAGATGTTCGAGCAAcaacacatttctgattctaCAGAGGAGAAAAAACCGTATACATTGCAACAGGTAGGTCAGGCATTTCCATCGATCCCATCAGCGCTTTGATGTTAGATTAatgcttctgaaaaaaataggaaatgaGCTTGTTTCTGTCATAAGCTAtacaaaatcaatatttaatcGGAAAATTAGGTGGGAAATCCTAAACCAGtcaaacataaaatgttattatgaGAATTTCTCATATATAAGTGTTTCAATTCAGTTCATTTTATTTatcgaaataacaattttacaacttgtgtgaataactggttcatagagatttggtgttccttgcaataaccgcttggtaacagaaggttcttCAAATGCAAAAAACTATAGAAAATTTGGCTAAAAAACCCAATGAGATCGAATATATAAGTGTTTGATCTAATTGAAAACGGTGATCCATAGTTGATCTGATGCCGGTATATTACTGAATTACTTCTTTTGTTTTTCTGAGTTGGTGTATACTTGAGTATGCCGCCTAACCAAGACTGCGGGAAAGCCTTCGGGGAAGGCAGCGTACGCGTTGGCTCTGTACAGTCGGTGACTGGAGTCGGACAGCACGAGATCGAGTATCCTGGAAATCTTAAATTAGTCCAGCGTTGGGTCGAAAGTCGTCATGGCCGTATCTTCCGACTCAGAGGATAGGTAtgattcaaaataaacaaaattattaatgagaaaaatatttatataaaacaatatACAATCAACAACTCAGCAGTTTCTTGTTCATGAAAACTTGAACCAATTTTAAGAGCTCTCCTCTTCAACGGTTGCGCCTTCGCCTGGATTGCGAATGTAGAACTCAAAGTTCAGCAGCGAAGTACACGTGCACCACACAAAGTACGGAACGACCAGATAACCGGCCAGTTTGTTCACATTGAAAAACGCCAGCCCGGTGGCCGCGACCGCCCCGGCACGGACAAGAGATTCCAAGAAGCTCTAAGAAGGGAATGATTTGCTTAAGAAaggaaatctttgaaattcactcaaaagattCGTACCCATTTAAAACAGCGCAACTTGAAGAAGATCGGCGACCAAGTCCAATTCAACGCCAGCTGGGTTCCGTACAACATCAGGGGTAGTTTGGCGGTTCCGGTGATGCCTCCGCCATCCTTCCACACCAGATAGGACGCGTAACCCATGGCGGCGTTCACGCCGGTCCAGACGGGTGGGAACATCCATTTCGGGGGTACGACCGGGAGAAAATTCAACCGCTGGTGGCCCCGTAGCAACTCCGGCAGCGTGAGGTACGCGTTCGCCAGCCCGCCAACCAGAGGCAACGCAATGGCCCCGGCGATTTTCGGAATTTCACGGGTCATAATTTTGAAGAGAAAAAGTTGGaagttgaaaaaagtttaatctgATTTGGTGTGGGAACGTCAGTTGTTTGCTCACGGGGCAGAGGTTGCTGTGATAAGGTTCTTTTTTCAATGACCCAGCAAAACTATGGCAAACGTTCTTTCGTCAACTTCTAACCCGAAACGGATTTAGAGTGTACATACATAACACAATTGGTTTGCCCgaatttggcaatatgggtatcaaacttcatggttttCGGTAACGGTCATGGAAATTAACAAGTCGACGGAATCTGGCATTACCCGGAATGGCAACGAGCCTCCGAGGATGCTCCCATGAGGAGACATTTGTCGAGTTTAAGCAATATGGATATCGAACTTGATGATTTTCGATTCAGTGCTTGAATACGATATTTTGATGGAACCTTTTTGAGGATTGTCAAGTAATGATTTGTTCGGGACGACCGAATAGTGTTTGCCCCCACCCGTACGACGAGAACGACTACGCCCCTGCGCAACGGCAGAGCTGTCATCGACGtcgtcaacaacaacaagtttgccGCTCGAAcccaagggaatgatggaacgagaggaatcacaaatccgcatgaataatttcaagattgttctggtgtaaaccgaaaacgtgaTCAAAAATTAAGGTGGACGAATAAGGCTCTTAACTGCTTATGTAATTGTCGGTGTACAAGACGCCGCaatatttaatcattttctagcgtatatttaattttgcagtccaaaaccagttgttgaattaaaattataaaattctttttaaaattttcatttcttgATTTCTGTGCACCTACGTcaaagaccaagattgtttactttttattctttggtctgacagtcttggtctgacagatttggtctgacagctttatcatggattttggtctggtctggcgagggataggacacagcaccctCCTGCTCGAACCGCCTAGCAACAAGCAGGCGTTGAGCGCGATCAACACAAGTCATCCAACCGTCGGACGTGCCGGACGCGACGCGCAGCAGCAGAAGTGAAGGAAGGAAGagcggaagaagaagaagaaggaagtGATGTAGGAGAAAATAGAGAAAGTGAAAGTAGAACCTTCCAGTGTCTTTTCTTCGAACCCCTTTCCGACCCCCCTAAATACAGTCCACTCCGAGACACTGGCCAACCGTGGCCGGTGCAGAAACATTGGTCCAATCCGACCCGGATTGAAGAGTGTTCTGCTGCTGCCCGCGACCGGACGTGCTCAAACTTGCACGCCGTGTGCCAAATCaccgcgcgcgtgtgtgtgtgtgtgagtgcgtCACGACCAAGTGACGCAATGCAACCACGAGTGAATCGAACAATAAGCTCTGAAATGAACAATTCCACCGAGAGGAGTGGCCACTAGTTTCCGCCTGAAAAAGTGACACACGAAATGTGGTTTTGTGCGCGACGTGACAGTGAAGAATCCGCACACGCCAGGTGCGACGGACAAGCACCAACCGGCTGGCCGGACCTAGTTCCGGAAGCCACTCCCGTCTGGCCGGACCCTGTTCCGGAGACGAACCCCGTTCTCCCAGGTCTTGTACTGGAGTCAACAACTGGCTGGCCGGTCCTAGTACCGGAAGCCACTCCCGTCTGGCCGGACCCTGTTCCGGAGACGATCCCCGCTCTCCCAGGTCTTGTCCTGGAGGCATCAACCGGCTGGCCGGTCCTAGTACCGGAAGCCACCCCCGTCTGGCCGGACCCTGTTCCGGAGACGACCCCCGCTCTGCCAGGTCTTGCCCTGCAGACAACAACCGGCTGGCCGGTCCTAGTACCGGAAGTCACCCCCGTCTGGCCGGACTCTGTTCCGGAGACGACACCCGCTTTGCTAGGTCCTGTCCTAGAAGCACCCGCATCGCTGGATCCTGTTCCGGATGCAAATCAAGCCCTGCCGGGTCTTGTCCCGAAGGCAACCTCCGCCCTGCCGGACCGTGTTCTGGAGGATTTCACTGCTCTGCCAGGGTCTATCCTGGAGGCACCCGCATCGCTGGATCCTTTTCCAGATTCAACTCAAGCCCTGCCGGGTCTTGTCCCGAAGGCAATCTCCGACCTGCCGGACCATGTTCCGGAGGCTCTCAACGCTATGCCAAGCCTTGTCCGGGAGGCAATTCAAGCCCTGCCGGGTCCTGTCCCGAAGGCAATCTCCACCATGCCGGACCGTGTTCCGGAGGAAGTCAACGCTCTGCCAAGCCCTGTCCTGGAGGCAAGCGCATCGCTGGATTCTGTTCCAGATGCAACACAAGCCCTGGCGGGTCTTGTCCCGAAGGCAATCTCCGACCTGCCGGACCGTGTTCCGGAGGATTTCATCGCTCTGCCAGGCCCTGCCCTGGAGGCAATCGCATCGCTAGATCATCCGGATGCAACTCAAGCCCTGCCGGGTCCTGTCCCGAAGGCAATCTACGTCCTGCCGGACCGTGTTCCAGAAGCAGAACCAGAAAGGAACGACGGTTCCGAGATCAAGCAACATTCCGCGCCGAAGCTGTACCACCCAGCCAGCCCACCTGATACAAGCCGTGCCCATCGGAAGACGGCTCCAACTACAACCAATCTCAACCCGAACGAGAGAGAGAATCGCACCAGGCGAGTCTCCCGCATCTCCCAGATCGAAGCGCAACATCGACGTGAAGCTATGGCACTGCTCGTGATCGGTGCCCTCCAGAATCGATGCGTCGCCGCCGAACCAAACCAAACCGATGATCGCGAAGCACAAAGGCCACCTGACGAAGGTGCGATCCAACGGCTCTGGAACCCTGGAGTAGCGCGGCGTACGCAGTCCAGCAAGAACATCACCCAGGATCGAGTTCCGTCTGTTGAGAGAACTCAACGGGGGGGAGAATGTTCGGGACGACCGAATAGTGTTTGCCCCC
This is a stretch of genomic DNA from Culex pipiens pallens isolate TS chromosome 1, TS_CPP_V2, whole genome shotgun sequence. It encodes these proteins:
- the LOC120425026 gene encoding translocator protein-like; this translates as MMRSEIPKIILAIALPLVGGWINGYLTRPEIAGWYQGLNLPSFRPPNWVFAPVWTSLYIGMGYASYLVWRDGGGFNGKARGPLILYGVQLALNWAWTPIFFKLHELKWSFVESLALAGAVAATGFAFSKVNKIAGYVFIPYFVWCSYASLLNFVIYKHNPEQTAIIEAITEGS
- the LOC120425016 gene encoding translocator protein-like, whose amino-acid sequence is MTREIPKIAGAIALPLVGGLANAYLTLPELLRGHQRLNFLPVVPPKWMFPPVWTGVNAAMGYASYLVWKDGGGITGTAKLPLMLYGTQLALNWTWSPIFFKLRCFKWSFLESLVRAGAVAATGLAFFNVNKLAGYLVVPYFVWCTCTSLLNFEFYIRNPGEGATVEEESS